The Lactobacillus sp. ESL0680 DNA segment ACAAGTCACCGTATGAGCGGGCAACCTTAATTCGTTCGATTACTTCTGGACGTTTAACAACTTTTAAATTTTTAAGTTCTGCTTCAAGTTTTTCTTTTCCTTCAGCAGTCATTGGATATGATTTTTCAGGCATAAAATATACTCCTTAAAGTTAAATTTTCTTTGCAATGGTCTATGATATTAATTTCCCAGCACAAAGTCAACCTCTAACGAATTTTAGCGCTAAGTTTATCTTCCAAATCTGCCATAATCGCATTCATTGCCTTAGTGACAACTTCATCAGTCAAAGTATCTTTTTCATTCAAGAAGGTCAGGTTGTAAGCCAAACTCTTCTTGTCATCGTCAATATGTGTCCCTTGGTAAACATCAATTACGCGTAGATTGCGCAGGTACTTACCGCCATTTGCTTTAATGACGTCTTCAATTTCTTGGTTAGTAACGTCTTCTTTAACCAAGATTGACAAGTCACGTTCAATTGCAGGGAATTTCGGTGCTGGCGTTGAAACAGTCTTCGGTGCAATAATCATTGGAATAATTTCATCGAGATTTAATTCATAACCGTAAATTTCTGCACCGTTGAGAGCCTTATCAGCCATCGTAACAGTGTGAGCAATCATGCCAATCAAACCAACATACTTGCCCTTGATGTAAATTCCAGCGGTTCTAGTTGGGTGCAAGCCAGCAACAATTTCTGCCTTATATTCAACTTCATTTAAGTCGATTCCAATTGCTAATAACAAATTAGTTAATTGACCCTTAACATGGTAGAAATCAATCTTTTCGTCTTCATGTTGCCAGTTGGCAAAGTAAGTATTACCAGAGTAAAGTGCAGCTAAATGTTCGTGCTCATTGTAAGTGCCACCTTCATGGTCATAAACACGGCCTTGCTCATAAAGGGCTAATTGATCTTGCTTACGTGCCATATTGTAGCTGGCAGCATCAACTAATCCCGTTAACAAGTTTTGTCTTAATGTTGAGCGGCTTGAGTTAAGTGGCATTTGAACTGCAACAACTTCTTTAGGATCTTTGGTAAAAGCCAATGCCTTATCTGGTGAAGTTAATGAGTAAGAGATTGCTTCAAGCAAGCCTTGACCTTGAGCAACCTTTTTAATTCTTCTTAGGACTGTTTCTTCCTTAGAATAGCCACCGTGAGTTTCTGCTAGAACAGGTTGGGTTGATTCAATATTGTCATAACCATATAGCCGGCCCACTTCTTCAACTAGATCTGCAGGAATGGCAATATCCCAACGTCTTGCTGGGACATTAACAGTTAGATCATCACCATTAAGTTCAGCCTTAAAGTTTAACTGGTCAAAAATGTGCAGCATTTCATCGCCAGAAATGGTCGTACCTAAGGCTTTATTAATGTATGAAGCAGTAGTTTTAATTACAACTTGCTCACGCGACTCATCAGCAGCCTTAATTACACCCTCGGCAACTGTCCCCTGCGCATTATTTCTGAGAAGCAATGCTGCCATGTCAAGTGCACGCATCGTAGCATCCCAGTTAACACCCTTTTCGTAGCGACTTGAAGCTTCAGTTCTGTTCGCATGACGCAAGGCAGCTTTTCTAATTAAAGTCGGGTCAAAGATAGCAGATTCCAAGATAACATCGGTGGTATCATCTTCAATTTCTGAATTAAGACCACCCATTACCCCAGCCATCATGACAACACGGTCACCGTCGGTAATGACAATGTCATTAGGATCAAGATCAACGTCTTTGTTGTTCAATAAAACTAATTTTTCACCCTTATTGGCTTGACGTACAACCAACTTGCCACTCTCAAAGGCGCGAGCATCATAAGTGTGCATTGGTTGGCCTGTCAGCAGCATAATATAGTTAGTTACATCAACTACATTGTTAATTGGACGAATTCCGGCATTCCATAACCGTTTTTGCATCCACAAAGGACTGTCAGCAATTTTAACACCAGTTACTTTACGCAAGTAGAACTTAGGAGCTAACTTGGGATCAACTTGGGCATCAAAGTCACTTGTCCAATCGGAACCATCAGCCTTCAAAGTTACATCTTCAACCTTAACAGGCTCGTCGACAATAGCACCAACTTCGTATGCGGAGCCTTCCATTGACAAGGTATCAGCACGGTTAGGGGTAATGTCAAAGTCAAAGATGTAATCGTCCATTCCTAATGGTTCATAAGCATCTTGCCCCGGTTTAATATCTGCATCTTCAGGGAAGACATAAATCCCATCAGTGTATTTTTCAGGAACTAAATTGTCGGCAAAGCCGATTTCTTGTAAACCACAAATCATGCCGTTAGATTCATAACCGCGCATCTTGCCCTTTTTGATCTTAACGTTGTCGGCAATTCTTGCGCCTGGCAAAGCAACAACAACATTCTCACCAGCAGCAACATTTGGCGCGCCACAGACGATTTGGTGAGGCTCATCTTCACCAACATCAACGTGAGTGATGTTAAGGTGAGTACCCTCAATTGGCGTGCAGTCAATAATATGACCGATTACTAATTTTTTCAAACCTTCTTGTGGGTGTTTAACTTCAGCAACTTCAACACCTGTCCGGGTGATTTTTTCGCCTAATTGTTTGGGATCTTGATCTAATTTTAGAAAATCTTGTAGCCAATTGTATGAAACTAGCATTATCTTTCCTCCTTACGGAATTGCTCTAAGAAACGGACATCATTTGTATAAAAATCGCGAATATCATCAATACCATATTTCAAAATCGCGAACCGATCTAAGCCGACACCAAAGGCAAAACCACCATAGACATTTGAGTCAACGCCGGCATTTTCTAAAACATTAGGGTGAACCATTCCGGCACCTAAGACTTCAATCCAGCCAGTGTACTTACAAATTGCACACCCCTTACCATTGCAATTGAAGCAGGAAACATCCATTTCAACTGATGGCTCCGTAAATGGGAAGTAACTTGGACGCAGACGAGTTTCGCGGTCTTCACCGAAGATGTGCTTAGTGAGCAATTCCAGAGTACCCTTTAAGTCGCCCATTGTGACATTCTTATCGATAACTAACCCTTCCATCTGCATGAATTGGTGAGAGTGCGTCGCATCATCATCATCACGACGGTAAACCTTACCAGGTCCAACCATCTTTAATGGTCCTTGAGAAAAGTCATGCTTTTCCAAAACCCGAGCTTGGTCACCGGAAGTCTGTGAACGCAGCAAATCTTCAGGATCAACATAGAAGGTAGCCTGCATATCACGAGCTGGGTGGTCCTTAGGTAAGTTCATCATTTCAAAACAATAGTGGTCAGTTTCAATTTCTGGTCCCTGAACCACTTGGTAACCCATTCCAATAAAGTATTTTTCAAGATCATCCAAGATAATGTTAATTGGGTGCTCAGAACCAATATGATTTTCCCGACCTGGCAAAGTCACATCAATCTTTTCTTTTTCAAGACGTTCCTCAACAAGTGCTTCAACAATCTCGGTCTTAGCATCATCCAATTTATCATTGAACAAATCACGAAGTTTGTTCACCCGTTGACCAATTTCTCGTCTATGTTCAGGGGCAACATCCTTCATTGAGTGCAAAATTTCAGTTAATTCACCTTTACGGCCAACTAATTTTACCCGAACATCATTTAACTTTTCTTCACTTTCTGCCTTGTCGATTTCAGCGAGGCCTTTATCACGAAGTTCTTTCAGTCGATCAAATAAGTCCATAATTTTTCCTTTCAAATAAAAAAAGCCCCGTCCCGAAAAAGGGACGAAGCTACGCGGTACCACCCTAGTTTGGACTCCATAAAGTCCACACTCAAGTCTTCGATAACGGTGAATACCGGAATTGATTAGATCCTACTGGCAAGATGAAATTCGCAGTTCCATTTAGACCTTTCTTTCAGCTCAATAAAAAAGTCTCTCTGATTAAACAATTGCTGTTACTAGTCTTGCTCATTAGTAATTAATTACTAGGATAATTCTTTTGCCCACAAGTTGCAAGTGAAAATTTGCTTTTAAACCCAGTTATCGGCCCATTCATGAATTTGGTCAAAAACCGGCTGTAATTCAGCACCTTTTTTAGTTAAGCCATAAGAAATAATTTTAGTTTTAGCATCAACTGAACGTTTAACAATTTTTTCTTTTTCTAATTCTTTTAATCGTTCAACTAAAACTCGGTCAGAACAAGCAGAAACGCAATTAGCTAAGTCTTTGAAACGCATGAAATTGGTCTCACACAAGGAACTAATAATCAAGCCATTCCACTTCTTGCCGATGATCTGGAATGCATTAACAAAGTGAGGGCAAGTTTCATAAGTTAATGCCCGACACCCGTTAGTTTGTTGATAGTTTCCTTTTTGACTCATGGCAGTTCCTCCGTTATTGATATCTGTTTCTGACAACTATTATAATTAATTTACTTACTAAAAACAAGTATTCAATCCTTCAGTACTAGGCAAAATGATAGATCATAATTCCTGCTGCCACTGCCGCGTTTAACGATTCAGCCTGACCCTTAATTGGAATGTACAACTTTTCATCGCTGGCTTGCGCTACTGGCAAACTAACGCCATGCGCCTCATTGCCAATAACTAGCCCTAATTGCGCTACTGGGACAAAATCAGGCAATTGTTTGGCTGTTCTATCGAGCATACTGGCATAAACGGGAATACCACTACCCTTTAGAGAAGCAATTGTCGTAGGTAAGTCCGCCACAATTAAATTAATGTGGAATTGACTTCCCTGCATTGCTCGTTGCGTTTTAGGATTGTACAAGTCAACGCTGTTTGGCGACAAAACTACCCCATCAAACCCCGCAGCATCAGCTGTTCTAATAATTGTCCCGACATTGCCTGGGTCAGCTAATTGGTCAAGCAAAACCCACTTACCATAATTAAAGGGATAGTCTTTCGGCTGGGCAATCTTCAAAACCATAAAAATATCTTGGGAATTTTTGGTACTTGATAAATGACGGACAATTGCCGAATTAATCAAAATAATATTGCGGCCGGACAAATCGACTTCATTTTCAGTAGCCGCAGTATCTAGCGCCTCTTGCGTCCCCAATAAGTAAACGTACTTGCGGTTTGCTTTAATTGCTTCTTCAACTAGATGAAAACCTTCAATTAAATATAAGCCCGTCTCCTCACGATATTTTTTCTGCTTTAATTTGGCTAAATCCTTAATTAACTTATTATTTACCGAACTAATCTGTTCCATGTTAAAACCTCTTCCTCTTACTTCTATTCTAATGTAAACTATTAAATTTAAAAATGGTAAAATCAAGTATGTAACTTATAGAAAGGATTAATTATGGGCTTTTTTAATCGAAATAACCACTCTCATCGACAAACTTTCGCTAATTCAAATACGGAAACCTGGGAAATTACCGTTTCTGGTATTGTCCAAGGCGTTGGTTTCCGCTGGAGCGTTCAAGTTTTGGCCGACAAAATGCAGCTCACGGGTTCTGTTCACAATAATTCGGACCAAACTGTAACCATTATGTTACAAGCTGACCTTA contains these protein-coding regions:
- the pheT gene encoding phenylalanine--tRNA ligase subunit beta, giving the protein MLVSYNWLQDFLKLDQDPKQLGEKITRTGVEVAEVKHPQEGLKKLVIGHIIDCTPIEGTHLNITHVDVGEDEPHQIVCGAPNVAAGENVVVALPGARIADNVKIKKGKMRGYESNGMICGLQEIGFADNLVPEKYTDGIYVFPEDADIKPGQDAYEPLGMDDYIFDFDITPNRADTLSMEGSAYEVGAIVDEPVKVEDVTLKADGSDWTSDFDAQVDPKLAPKFYLRKVTGVKIADSPLWMQKRLWNAGIRPINNVVDVTNYIMLLTGQPMHTYDARAFESGKLVVRQANKGEKLVLLNNKDVDLDPNDIVITDGDRVVMMAGVMGGLNSEIEDDTTDVILESAIFDPTLIRKAALRHANRTEASSRYEKGVNWDATMRALDMAALLLRNNAQGTVAEGVIKAADESREQVVIKTTASYINKALGTTISGDEMLHIFDQLNFKAELNGDDLTVNVPARRWDIAIPADLVEEVGRLYGYDNIESTQPVLAETHGGYSKEETVLRRIKKVAQGQGLLEAISYSLTSPDKALAFTKDPKEVVAVQMPLNSSRSTLRQNLLTGLVDAASYNMARKQDQLALYEQGRVYDHEGGTYNEHEHLAALYSGNTYFANWQHEDEKIDFYHVKGQLTNLLLAIGIDLNEVEYKAEIVAGLHPTRTAGIYIKGKYVGLIGMIAHTVTMADKALNGAEIYGYELNLDEIIPMIIAPKTVSTPAPKFPAIERDLSILVKEDVTNQEIEDVIKANGGKYLRNLRVIDVYQGTHIDDDKKSLAYNLTFLNEKDTLTDEVVTKAMNAIMADLEDKLSAKIR
- the pheS gene encoding phenylalanine--tRNA ligase subunit alpha; this encodes MDLFDRLKELRDKGLAEIDKAESEEKLNDVRVKLVGRKGELTEILHSMKDVAPEHRREIGQRVNKLRDLFNDKLDDAKTEIVEALVEERLEKEKIDVTLPGRENHIGSEHPINIILDDLEKYFIGMGYQVVQGPEIETDHYCFEMMNLPKDHPARDMQATFYVDPEDLLRSQTSGDQARVLEKHDFSQGPLKMVGPGKVYRRDDDDATHSHQFMQMEGLVIDKNVTMGDLKGTLELLTKHIFGEDRETRLRPSYFPFTEPSVEMDVSCFNCNGKGCAICKYTGWIEVLGAGMVHPNVLENAGVDSNVYGGFAFGVGLDRFAILKYGIDDIRDFYTNDVRFLEQFRKEER
- a CDS encoding helix-turn-helix domain-containing protein; the protein is MSQKGNYQQTNGCRALTYETCPHFVNAFQIIGKKWNGLIISSLCETNFMRFKDLANCVSACSDRVLVERLKELEKEKIVKRSVDAKTKIISYGLTKKGAELQPVFDQIHEWADNWV
- a CDS encoding RNA methyltransferase → MEQISSVNNKLIKDLAKLKQKKYREETGLYLIEGFHLVEEAIKANRKYVYLLGTQEALDTAATENEVDLSGRNIILINSAIVRHLSSTKNSQDIFMVLKIAQPKDYPFNYGKWVLLDQLADPGNVGTIIRTADAAGFDGVVLSPNSVDLYNPKTQRAMQGSQFHINLIVADLPTTIASLKGSGIPVYASMLDRTAKQLPDFVPVAQLGLVIGNEAHGVSLPVAQASDEKLYIPIKGQAESLNAAVAAGIMIYHFA
- a CDS encoding acylphosphatase: MGFFNRNNHSHRQTFANSNTETWEITVSGIVQGVGFRWSVQVLADKMQLTGSVHNNSDQTVTIMLQADLNQVNQFCQELPHNISQFAKITNLRKEKRVNVGKMHGFHVLY